DNA sequence from the Deltaproteobacteria bacterium genome:
ACCGGTCCTTCCGGTTCTCAGAGCAAAGGGGATGCCGATGAGCACCATGATCAAATTGATAAAGGGGAACGAGATCTTGATTTGCAGATCCACGAGGTACTTGGTCGCATCGTACCCGGCTTTCTCGAGGCGGGCAACGTAGCGCTTCAACTCCCCGTATCCCATCGCCTCTGTGTCCTTTTCCACTTTTCTCAGGCTTGCGGGGGTTATGTCCATGGGGAAATCCATTTTGGGGTAGCGTTCGATGGTTGTGGACTGGTTTGCGCGGAACTTTCGGATGATCACGTTGTTGAAGGTCCACCCGTGTTTGTTCCAGACCGCGTCATGGGCATCCACTCTTTGCACAAGCCGGAAGTTCTTGTCAAACCGATAGATGGTGACCCCTTTGAGGCTGTTGTATTTTGGATCGAAGGCCTGAAAATTGTAGATTTCAGAGTCCTGCCTGTACCAGATGTTGAGATTCTTGAAAGAGACCTTCTGGTCGATCCCCGGGGCCTCCGTATCCATGATGTATTCGGCCCTCTGGCAGGCGTAAGGAGCCAGGTACTCATTGCCGACAAAGGTGAGACAGGCAATCACCAGGGAGAGGAAGAAGATCGGTCGCGTGATGCGAAAGAGGCTGATCCCGTTGGCCTTCAACGCGGTGATCTCCATGTGGCGCGACAGGATTCCCAGGGTGACAAGGGTGGAAAGCAGCACGGCGAGGGGTATGGTCTGGAAGGTGATCACCGGGACCTTCATCAGGTAGTACTCCAGGGCGAGTCCCAGGGGCGCCTT
Encoded proteins:
- the lptG gene encoding LPS export ABC transporter permease LptG encodes the protein MLWPHRRMSVVSRYVAREFMVVFLLSIGAFNVVYLVIDFFQSVTKLLEYKAPLGLALEYYLMKVPVITFQTIPLAVLLSTLVTLGILSRHMEITALKANGISLFRITRPIFFLSLVIACLTFVGNEYLAPYACQRAEYIMDTEAPGIDQKVSFKNLNIWYRQDSEIYNFQAFDPKYNSLKGVTIYRFDKNFRLVQRVDAHDAVWNKHGWTFNNVIIRKFRANQSTTIERYPKMDFPMDITPASLRKVEKDTEAMGYGELKRYVARLEKAGYDATKYLVDLQIKISFPFINLIMVLIGIPFALRTGRTGGFAAGIGISLAIGFIYWILISVSRAFGHSGILPPLLSAWVPHLLFGGAGLVAFLSVRQ